A genomic window from Nicotiana sylvestris chromosome 11, ASM39365v2, whole genome shotgun sequence includes:
- the LOC104239041 gene encoding actin-related protein 2/3 complex subunit 3, whose amino-acid sequence MVYHSSFVDEEGISKACGCPLLPLKSHIKGPAPVSEQDTTDIVDEAITFFRANVFFKNFDIKSSSDKLLIYLTLYINIALKRLEGCRTLAEGTKAIINLGLETVPVPGESGFPFPGLFTAAQSKKEAELFRNYLRQIREETSGRLLSVAYRHNGTPNKWWLAFAKRKFMNMVLP is encoded by the exons ATG GTTTATCACTCCAGTTTTGTTGACGAGGAAGGAATTAGTAAAGCTTGTGGATGCCCTTTATTACCTCTGAAAAGCCATATAAAGGGACCTGCTCCAGTTTCAGAACAAG ATACAACTGATATTGTGGATGAAGCAATCACATTCTTCCGAGCAAATGTCTTCTTCAAAAACTTTGATATTAAGAGCTCATCTGACAAGCTACTTATCTATTTGACATTGTATATCAACATCGCTCTAAAGAGGCTTGAAGGCTGCAGAACTTTAGCTGAAGGAACCAAGGCTATCATCAATCTAGGTCTGGAAACGGTTCCTGTACCTGGAGAGTCAGGTTTTCCGTTCCCAGGCTTATTTACTGCTGCCCAATCAAAAAAAGAAGCAG AACTATTCAGGAATTACCTAAGGCAAATAAGGGAGGAAACTAGTGGGAGATTATTAAGTGTTGCTTATCGACATAATGGAACTCCTAACAAATGGTGGTTAGCATTTGCCAAGAGAAAGTTTATGAACATGGTTCTTCCTTGA